One genomic segment of Parus major isolate Abel chromosome 10, Parus_major1.1, whole genome shotgun sequence includes these proteins:
- the PRC1 gene encoding protein regulator of cytokinesis 1 isoform X1 — protein MERGATRKSEVVAAEAVCCLNRAMAALRDIWEEIGIPEEQRLERTDVVRKHIKSLLDMMVAEEESLKERLLKSIVLCRKELDTLCRELQLGPFETEEESTILQMEKNLRTRVEVLQKQKRDRKQELKALQEQDQDLCDILCTTLFSIDTGSVPSLEDLDRYRRHVASLNTLKEQRREEFVSNKRQIILLMEELDHTPDTSFERDVVCEDEEAFCLSKDNIVALQNLLQQLEARRALNEAVCAELRTRIIALWERLQIPEEERESSAVHLTGSRIQIRRALQQEVDRLEELKLQNMKSVIHAIRAELADYWDKCFYSQEQRESFSPFYDEDYTETLLELHDAEVGKMKIYYETHKDLFEAVQKWEENWKLFLELESKATDPSRFTNRGGNLLKEEKQRAKLQKTLSKLQEELERKVQIWEQEFKGAFLVKGQKFMEYVSEQWQLYRLEKEKEKQERHLKKSRQMETEMLYGSTPQTPIKRRMLSPHTPAKVSKLHSTFSASTTSNSTIRSAFGGAISHSPTSRLPPSGKKFGQARTPTRTAAKPPRSRLRERNKENMSQLDGTTLSGGCTPTAPAQRNHSVSSVASTYSEFARGLSKASRFESTSDVLNSTTNTAF, from the exons ATGGAGCGCGGAGCGACGAGGAAAAG CGAGGTGGTGGCGGCCGAGGCCGTGTGCTGCCTGAATCGGGCCATGGCGGCGCTGCGAGACATCTGGGAAGAGATCGGTATTCCCGAGGAGCAGCGGCTGGAGCGCACTGACGTGGTCAGGAAGCACATCAAG AGTCTCCTGGACATGAtggtggcagaggaggaaagcCTGAAGGAGCGTCTCCTAAAGAGCATCGTCCTGTGTCGGAAAGAACTGGACACCCTGTGCAGGGAGCTCCAGCTGGGCCCCTTTGAG ACAGAGGAGGAAAGTACGATCCTTCAGATGGAGAAAAACCTGCGCACGCGCGTGGAGGTGCTACAGAAGCAGAAGCGGGACCggaagcaggagctgaaggcCCTGCAGGAACAGGACCAAGACCTGTGTGACATCCTGTGCACGACTCTGTTCAGCATCGACACTGGAAGTGTGCCCAGCCTGGAGGACCTGGACCGCTACCGGCGCCACGTGGCCTCCCTCAACACCCTGAAG GAGCAAAGGCGGGAAGAATTTGTCAGCAACAAGCGTCAGATCATTCTGCTCATGGAGGAGCTGGACCACACCCCGGACACCAGCTTTGAGCGGGACGTGGtgtgtgaggatgaggaggcGTTCTGCTTGTCCAAGGACAACATTGTGGCCCTCCAGAACCTGCTGCAGCAG ctggaagctCGTCGGGCCCTGAACGAGGCTGTGTGCGCAGAGCTGCGCACCAGGATCATCGCGCTCTGGGAAAGGCTGCAGATcccagaggaggagagagagtCCTCAGCCGTGCACCTGACTGGGTCCAGAATCCAGATTAGGAGAGCT ctgcagcaggaagtGGACCGTCTGGAGGAGCTGAAGCTGCAGAACATGAAATCCGTGATCCATGCAATCCGGGCAGAGCTAGCTGACTACTGGGACAAATGCTTCTACAGCCAGGAGCAAAGGGAAAGCTTCAGCCCCTTCTATGATG AGGATTACACAGAGACCCTGCTCGAGCTGCATGACGCTGAGGTGGGCAAGATGAAGATCTACTATGAAACACACAAAGATCTGTTTGAGGCTGTTCAGAAATGGGAGGAGAACTGGAAGCTGTTCTTGGAGCTAGAG AGTAAAGCAACTGACCCCAGTCGCTTCACCAATCGTGGAGGAAACCTTctgaaggaggagaagcagcGAGCAAAGCTGCAGAAGACGCTGTCTAAG ctgcaggaggagctggagagaaaGGTCCAGATCTGGGAGCAGGAGTTCAAAGGAGCTTTCCTGGTGAAGGGGCAGAAGTTCATGGAGTATGTGTCGGAGCAGTGGCAGCTGTATCGTctagagaaggagaaggagaagcaggaacGG CACCTGAAGAAGAGCCGGCAAATGGAGACGGAGATGCTGTATGGCAGCACCCCACAGACACCCATTAAGCGGCGCATGCTCAGCCCCCACACACCTGCCAAAGTAAGCAAG CTCCACAGCACCTTCAGTGCCAGCACTACATCCAACAGCACCATTCGCTCAGCCTTTGGGGGAGCCATCTCCCACTCGCCCACGTCTCGGTTGCCACCCTCTGGGAAGAAG TTTGGCCAGGCCCGGACTCCCACCCGCACGGCAGCGAAGCCCCCCCGATCCAGGCTGAGGGagagaaacaaggaaaacatgTCCCAGCTGGATGGAACCACCCTGAGCGGTGGGTGcacccccacagcccctgcccagcgTAACCACAGCGTTAGTTCTGTTGCCAGCACCTATTCTGAGTTTGCG CGCGGACTTTCAAAGGCTTCCAGGTTTGAAAGCACTTCTGACGTTCTCAACTCCACCACCAACACTGCTTTCTGA
- the PRC1 gene encoding protein regulator of cytokinesis 1 isoform X4, translated as MERGATRKSEVVAAEAVCCLNRAMAALRDIWEEIGIPEEQRLERTDVVRKHIKSLLDMMVAEEESLKERLLKSIVLCRKELDTLCRELQLGPFETEEESTILQMEKNLRTRVEVLQKQKRDRKQELKALQEQDQDLCDILCTTLFSIDTGSVPSLEDLDRYRRHVASLNTLKEQRREEFVSNKRQIILLMEELDHTPDTSFERDVVCEDEEAFCLSKDNIVALQNLLQQLEARRALNEAVCAELRTRIIALWERLQIPEEERESSAVHLTGSRIQIRRALQQEVDRLEELKLQNMKSVIHAIRAELADYWDKCFYSQEQRESFSPFYDEDYTETLLELHDAEVGKMKIYYETHKDLFEAVQKWEENWKLFLELESKATDPSRFTNRGGNLLKEEKQRAKLQKTLSKLQEELERKVQIWEQEFKGAFLVKGQKFMEYVSEQWQLYRLEKEKEKQERHLKKSRQMETEMLYGSTPQTPIKRRMLSPHTPAKVSKLHSTFSASTTSNSTIRSAFGGAISHSPTSRLPPSGKKFGQARTPTRTAAKPPRSRLRERNKENMSQLDGTTLSARTFKGFQV; from the exons ATGGAGCGCGGAGCGACGAGGAAAAG CGAGGTGGTGGCGGCCGAGGCCGTGTGCTGCCTGAATCGGGCCATGGCGGCGCTGCGAGACATCTGGGAAGAGATCGGTATTCCCGAGGAGCAGCGGCTGGAGCGCACTGACGTGGTCAGGAAGCACATCAAG AGTCTCCTGGACATGAtggtggcagaggaggaaagcCTGAAGGAGCGTCTCCTAAAGAGCATCGTCCTGTGTCGGAAAGAACTGGACACCCTGTGCAGGGAGCTCCAGCTGGGCCCCTTTGAG ACAGAGGAGGAAAGTACGATCCTTCAGATGGAGAAAAACCTGCGCACGCGCGTGGAGGTGCTACAGAAGCAGAAGCGGGACCggaagcaggagctgaaggcCCTGCAGGAACAGGACCAAGACCTGTGTGACATCCTGTGCACGACTCTGTTCAGCATCGACACTGGAAGTGTGCCCAGCCTGGAGGACCTGGACCGCTACCGGCGCCACGTGGCCTCCCTCAACACCCTGAAG GAGCAAAGGCGGGAAGAATTTGTCAGCAACAAGCGTCAGATCATTCTGCTCATGGAGGAGCTGGACCACACCCCGGACACCAGCTTTGAGCGGGACGTGGtgtgtgaggatgaggaggcGTTCTGCTTGTCCAAGGACAACATTGTGGCCCTCCAGAACCTGCTGCAGCAG ctggaagctCGTCGGGCCCTGAACGAGGCTGTGTGCGCAGAGCTGCGCACCAGGATCATCGCGCTCTGGGAAAGGCTGCAGATcccagaggaggagagagagtCCTCAGCCGTGCACCTGACTGGGTCCAGAATCCAGATTAGGAGAGCT ctgcagcaggaagtGGACCGTCTGGAGGAGCTGAAGCTGCAGAACATGAAATCCGTGATCCATGCAATCCGGGCAGAGCTAGCTGACTACTGGGACAAATGCTTCTACAGCCAGGAGCAAAGGGAAAGCTTCAGCCCCTTCTATGATG AGGATTACACAGAGACCCTGCTCGAGCTGCATGACGCTGAGGTGGGCAAGATGAAGATCTACTATGAAACACACAAAGATCTGTTTGAGGCTGTTCAGAAATGGGAGGAGAACTGGAAGCTGTTCTTGGAGCTAGAG AGTAAAGCAACTGACCCCAGTCGCTTCACCAATCGTGGAGGAAACCTTctgaaggaggagaagcagcGAGCAAAGCTGCAGAAGACGCTGTCTAAG ctgcaggaggagctggagagaaaGGTCCAGATCTGGGAGCAGGAGTTCAAAGGAGCTTTCCTGGTGAAGGGGCAGAAGTTCATGGAGTATGTGTCGGAGCAGTGGCAGCTGTATCGTctagagaaggagaaggagaagcaggaacGG CACCTGAAGAAGAGCCGGCAAATGGAGACGGAGATGCTGTATGGCAGCACCCCACAGACACCCATTAAGCGGCGCATGCTCAGCCCCCACACACCTGCCAAAGTAAGCAAG CTCCACAGCACCTTCAGTGCCAGCACTACATCCAACAGCACCATTCGCTCAGCCTTTGGGGGAGCCATCTCCCACTCGCCCACGTCTCGGTTGCCACCCTCTGGGAAGAAG TTTGGCCAGGCCCGGACTCCCACCCGCACGGCAGCGAAGCCCCCCCGATCCAGGCTGAGGGagagaaacaaggaaaacatgTCCCAGCTGGATGGAACCACCCTGAGCG CGCGGACTTTCAAAGGCTTCCAGGTTTGA
- the PRC1 gene encoding protein regulator of cytokinesis 1 isoform X3, with amino-acid sequence MERGATRKSEVVAAEAVCCLNRAMAALRDIWEEIGIPEEQRLERTDVVRKHIKSLLDMMVAEEESLKERLLKSIVLCRKELDTLCRELQLGPFETEEESTILQMEKNLRTRVEVLQKQKRDRKQELKALQEQDQDLCDILCTTLFSIDTGSVPSLEDLDRYRRHVASLNTLKEQRREEFVSNKRQIILLMEELDHTPDTSFERDVVCEDEEAFCLSKDNIVALQNLLQQLEARRALNEAVCAELRTRIIALWERLQIPEEERESSAVHLTGSRIQIRRALQQEVDRLEELKLQNMKSVIHAIRAELADYWDKCFYSQEQRESFSPFYDEDYTETLLELHDAEVGKMKIYYETHKDLFEAVQKWEENWKLFLELESKATDPSRFTNRGGNLLKEEKQRAKLQKTLSKLQEELERKVQIWEQEFKGAFLVKGQKFMEYVSEQWQLYRLEKEKEKQERHLKKSRQMETEMLYGSTPQTPIKRRMLSPHTPAKVSKLHSTFSASTTSNSTIRSAFGGAISHSPTSRLPPSGKKFGQARTPTRTAAKPPRSRLRERNKENMSQLDGTTLSGGCTPTAPAQRNHSRGLSKASRFESTSDVLNSTTNTAF; translated from the exons ATGGAGCGCGGAGCGACGAGGAAAAG CGAGGTGGTGGCGGCCGAGGCCGTGTGCTGCCTGAATCGGGCCATGGCGGCGCTGCGAGACATCTGGGAAGAGATCGGTATTCCCGAGGAGCAGCGGCTGGAGCGCACTGACGTGGTCAGGAAGCACATCAAG AGTCTCCTGGACATGAtggtggcagaggaggaaagcCTGAAGGAGCGTCTCCTAAAGAGCATCGTCCTGTGTCGGAAAGAACTGGACACCCTGTGCAGGGAGCTCCAGCTGGGCCCCTTTGAG ACAGAGGAGGAAAGTACGATCCTTCAGATGGAGAAAAACCTGCGCACGCGCGTGGAGGTGCTACAGAAGCAGAAGCGGGACCggaagcaggagctgaaggcCCTGCAGGAACAGGACCAAGACCTGTGTGACATCCTGTGCACGACTCTGTTCAGCATCGACACTGGAAGTGTGCCCAGCCTGGAGGACCTGGACCGCTACCGGCGCCACGTGGCCTCCCTCAACACCCTGAAG GAGCAAAGGCGGGAAGAATTTGTCAGCAACAAGCGTCAGATCATTCTGCTCATGGAGGAGCTGGACCACACCCCGGACACCAGCTTTGAGCGGGACGTGGtgtgtgaggatgaggaggcGTTCTGCTTGTCCAAGGACAACATTGTGGCCCTCCAGAACCTGCTGCAGCAG ctggaagctCGTCGGGCCCTGAACGAGGCTGTGTGCGCAGAGCTGCGCACCAGGATCATCGCGCTCTGGGAAAGGCTGCAGATcccagaggaggagagagagtCCTCAGCCGTGCACCTGACTGGGTCCAGAATCCAGATTAGGAGAGCT ctgcagcaggaagtGGACCGTCTGGAGGAGCTGAAGCTGCAGAACATGAAATCCGTGATCCATGCAATCCGGGCAGAGCTAGCTGACTACTGGGACAAATGCTTCTACAGCCAGGAGCAAAGGGAAAGCTTCAGCCCCTTCTATGATG AGGATTACACAGAGACCCTGCTCGAGCTGCATGACGCTGAGGTGGGCAAGATGAAGATCTACTATGAAACACACAAAGATCTGTTTGAGGCTGTTCAGAAATGGGAGGAGAACTGGAAGCTGTTCTTGGAGCTAGAG AGTAAAGCAACTGACCCCAGTCGCTTCACCAATCGTGGAGGAAACCTTctgaaggaggagaagcagcGAGCAAAGCTGCAGAAGACGCTGTCTAAG ctgcaggaggagctggagagaaaGGTCCAGATCTGGGAGCAGGAGTTCAAAGGAGCTTTCCTGGTGAAGGGGCAGAAGTTCATGGAGTATGTGTCGGAGCAGTGGCAGCTGTATCGTctagagaaggagaaggagaagcaggaacGG CACCTGAAGAAGAGCCGGCAAATGGAGACGGAGATGCTGTATGGCAGCACCCCACAGACACCCATTAAGCGGCGCATGCTCAGCCCCCACACACCTGCCAAAGTAAGCAAG CTCCACAGCACCTTCAGTGCCAGCACTACATCCAACAGCACCATTCGCTCAGCCTTTGGGGGAGCCATCTCCCACTCGCCCACGTCTCGGTTGCCACCCTCTGGGAAGAAG TTTGGCCAGGCCCGGACTCCCACCCGCACGGCAGCGAAGCCCCCCCGATCCAGGCTGAGGGagagaaacaaggaaaacatgTCCCAGCTGGATGGAACCACCCTGAGCGGTGGGTGcacccccacagcccctgcccagcgTAACCACAGC CGCGGACTTTCAAAGGCTTCCAGGTTTGAAAGCACTTCTGACGTTCTCAACTCCACCACCAACACTGCTTTCTGA
- the RCCD1 gene encoding RCC1 domain-containing protein 1, with product MAAAACVWLVFGFSPEEAAGEPGPGPGPWRLEGGPEGISRVWPAWSYVVVETGAGLEVRSSGLRRRLPGWAEALPSETHLVLRGPAAARAWRREAAVRGALQDEPVWSRELPPEPRQPLPLLPGGFATPRPPFFTALPAGVRARRLVLGTEHALALGAAGEVFSWGGGRHGQLGHGLLESELQPRQVEALAGVPMGAVAAGGWHSASVSEAGDLYVWGWNESGQLALPSKALAEERAQDEDMGTGSTKLLPSREQLAAEDAAFISIQAFPALLDLPQDLEVSTVSCGSRHTAVVTRGGELYTWGWGKYGQLGHGNNISSDRARRVEHLVAKGLRVEEVVCGPWTTYIRVREP from the exons ATGGCGGCGGCCGCTTGCGTTTGGCTCGTGTTCGGATTCAGCCCCGAAGAGGCGGCCGGGGagccgggcccgggcccgggcccgTGGCGGCTGGAGGGGGGTCCCGAGGGGATCTCCCGCGTGTGGCCCGCCTGGAGCTACGTGGTCGTGGAGACCG GCGCGGGGCTGGAGGTGCGGAGCTCGGGGCTGCGGCGGCGGCTGCCGGGCTGGGCCGAGGCGCTGCCGTCCGAGACGCACCTGGTGCTGCGGGGCCCGGCCGCGGCCCGTGCCTggcggcgggaggcggcggtGAGGGGAGCGCTGCAGGACGAGCCCGTCTGGAGCCGGGAGCTGCCGCCGGAGCCCCGCCAGCCGCTGCCGCTCCTGCCCGGCGGCTTCGCCACGCCGCGGCCGCCGTTCTTCACCGCACTGCCCGCTGGCGTGCGGGCCCGGCGGCTGGTTCTGGGCACGGAGCACGCCCTGGCGCTGGGCGCCGCCGGGGAAGTCTTCTCCTGGGGCGGTGGCAG gCATGGGCAGCTGGGCCACGGGCTGCTGGAGTCGGAGCTGCAGCCGCGGCAGGTGGAGGCGCTGGCCGGGGTGCCCATGGGGGCGGTGGCGGCGGGCGGGTGGCATTCTGCCAGCGTTAGCG aGGCAGGAGACCTGTATGTGTGGGGCTGGAACGAGTCGGGGCAGCTGGCTCTGCCCTCCAAAGCGCTGGCAGAGGAGCGAGCGCAGGATGAGGACATGGGCACGG GGAGCACCAAGCTGCTGCCCTCCCGGGAGCAGCTGGCTGCCGAGGATGCCGCATTCATCTCCATCCAGGCGTTCCCGGCACTGCTGGATCTGCCCCAGGACCTGGAGGTCAGCACGGTCAGCTGTGGTTCCCGACACACGGCCGTGGTCACAC GAGGCGGGGAGCTCTACACCTGGGGCTGGG GTAAATACGGACAGCTGGGACATGGGAACAACATCAGCTCTGACCGGGCACGCCGCGTCGAGCACCTGGTGGCCAAGGGCTTGCGGGTGGAGGAGGTGGTCTGTGGGCCCTGGACCACCTATATCCGAGTGCGGGAGCCGTGA
- the PRC1 gene encoding protein regulator of cytokinesis 1 isoform X5, with protein sequence MERGATRKSEVVAAEAVCCLNRAMAALRDIWEEIGIPEEQRLERTDVVRKHIKSLLDMMVAEEESLKERLLKSIVLCRKELDTLCRELQLGPFETEEESTILQMEKNLRTRVEVLQKQKRDRKQELKALQEQDQDLCDILCTTLFSIDTGSVPSLEDLDRYRRHVASLNTLKEQRREEFVSNKRQIILLMEELDHTPDTSFERDVVCEDEEAFCLSKDNIVALQNLLQQLEARRALNEAVCAELRTRIIALWERLQIPEEERESSAVHLTGSRIQIRRALQQEVDRLEELKLQNMKSVIHAIRAELADYWDKCFYSQEQRESFSPFYDEDYTETLLELHDAEVGKMKIYYETHKDLFEAVQKWEENWKLFLELESKATDPSRFTNRGGNLLKEEKQRAKLQKTLSKLQEELERKVQIWEQEFKGAFLVKGQKFMEYVSEQWQLYRLEKEKEKQERHLKKSRQMETEMLYGSTPQTPIKRRMLSPHTPAKVSKLHSTFSASTTSNSTIRSAFGGAISHSPTSRLPPSGKKRGLSKASRFESTSDVLNSTTNTAF encoded by the exons ATGGAGCGCGGAGCGACGAGGAAAAG CGAGGTGGTGGCGGCCGAGGCCGTGTGCTGCCTGAATCGGGCCATGGCGGCGCTGCGAGACATCTGGGAAGAGATCGGTATTCCCGAGGAGCAGCGGCTGGAGCGCACTGACGTGGTCAGGAAGCACATCAAG AGTCTCCTGGACATGAtggtggcagaggaggaaagcCTGAAGGAGCGTCTCCTAAAGAGCATCGTCCTGTGTCGGAAAGAACTGGACACCCTGTGCAGGGAGCTCCAGCTGGGCCCCTTTGAG ACAGAGGAGGAAAGTACGATCCTTCAGATGGAGAAAAACCTGCGCACGCGCGTGGAGGTGCTACAGAAGCAGAAGCGGGACCggaagcaggagctgaaggcCCTGCAGGAACAGGACCAAGACCTGTGTGACATCCTGTGCACGACTCTGTTCAGCATCGACACTGGAAGTGTGCCCAGCCTGGAGGACCTGGACCGCTACCGGCGCCACGTGGCCTCCCTCAACACCCTGAAG GAGCAAAGGCGGGAAGAATTTGTCAGCAACAAGCGTCAGATCATTCTGCTCATGGAGGAGCTGGACCACACCCCGGACACCAGCTTTGAGCGGGACGTGGtgtgtgaggatgaggaggcGTTCTGCTTGTCCAAGGACAACATTGTGGCCCTCCAGAACCTGCTGCAGCAG ctggaagctCGTCGGGCCCTGAACGAGGCTGTGTGCGCAGAGCTGCGCACCAGGATCATCGCGCTCTGGGAAAGGCTGCAGATcccagaggaggagagagagtCCTCAGCCGTGCACCTGACTGGGTCCAGAATCCAGATTAGGAGAGCT ctgcagcaggaagtGGACCGTCTGGAGGAGCTGAAGCTGCAGAACATGAAATCCGTGATCCATGCAATCCGGGCAGAGCTAGCTGACTACTGGGACAAATGCTTCTACAGCCAGGAGCAAAGGGAAAGCTTCAGCCCCTTCTATGATG AGGATTACACAGAGACCCTGCTCGAGCTGCATGACGCTGAGGTGGGCAAGATGAAGATCTACTATGAAACACACAAAGATCTGTTTGAGGCTGTTCAGAAATGGGAGGAGAACTGGAAGCTGTTCTTGGAGCTAGAG AGTAAAGCAACTGACCCCAGTCGCTTCACCAATCGTGGAGGAAACCTTctgaaggaggagaagcagcGAGCAAAGCTGCAGAAGACGCTGTCTAAG ctgcaggaggagctggagagaaaGGTCCAGATCTGGGAGCAGGAGTTCAAAGGAGCTTTCCTGGTGAAGGGGCAGAAGTTCATGGAGTATGTGTCGGAGCAGTGGCAGCTGTATCGTctagagaaggagaaggagaagcaggaacGG CACCTGAAGAAGAGCCGGCAAATGGAGACGGAGATGCTGTATGGCAGCACCCCACAGACACCCATTAAGCGGCGCATGCTCAGCCCCCACACACCTGCCAAAGTAAGCAAG CTCCACAGCACCTTCAGTGCCAGCACTACATCCAACAGCACCATTCGCTCAGCCTTTGGGGGAGCCATCTCCCACTCGCCCACGTCTCGGTTGCCACCCTCTGGGAAGAAG CGCGGACTTTCAAAGGCTTCCAGGTTTGAAAGCACTTCTGACGTTCTCAACTCCACCACCAACACTGCTTTCTGA
- the PRC1 gene encoding protein regulator of cytokinesis 1 isoform X2 translates to MERGATRKSEVVAAEAVCCLNRAMAALRDIWEEIGIPEEQRLERTDVVRKHIKSLLDMMVAEEESLKERLLKSIVLCRKELDTLCRELQLGPFETEEESTILQMEKNLRTRVEVLQKQKRDRKQELKALQEQDQDLCDILCTTLFSIDTGSVPSLEDLDRYRRHVASLNTLKEQRREEFVSNKRQIILLMEELDHTPDTSFERDVVCEDEEAFCLSKDNIVALQNLLQQLEARRALNEAVCAELRTRIIALWERLQIPEEERESSAVHLTGSRIQIRRALQQEVDRLEELKLQNMKSVIHAIRAELADYWDKCFYSQEQRESFSPFYDEDYTETLLELHDAEVGKMKIYYETHKDLFEAVQKWEENWKLFLELESKATDPSRFTNRGGNLLKEEKQRAKLQKTLSKLQEELERKVQIWEQEFKGAFLVKGQKFMEYVSEQWQLYRLEKEKEKQERHLKKSRQMETEMLYGSTPQTPIKRRMLSPHTPAKLHSTFSASTTSNSTIRSAFGGAISHSPTSRLPPSGKKFGQARTPTRTAAKPPRSRLRERNKENMSQLDGTTLSGGCTPTAPAQRNHSVSSVASTYSEFARGLSKASRFESTSDVLNSTTNTAF, encoded by the exons ATGGAGCGCGGAGCGACGAGGAAAAG CGAGGTGGTGGCGGCCGAGGCCGTGTGCTGCCTGAATCGGGCCATGGCGGCGCTGCGAGACATCTGGGAAGAGATCGGTATTCCCGAGGAGCAGCGGCTGGAGCGCACTGACGTGGTCAGGAAGCACATCAAG AGTCTCCTGGACATGAtggtggcagaggaggaaagcCTGAAGGAGCGTCTCCTAAAGAGCATCGTCCTGTGTCGGAAAGAACTGGACACCCTGTGCAGGGAGCTCCAGCTGGGCCCCTTTGAG ACAGAGGAGGAAAGTACGATCCTTCAGATGGAGAAAAACCTGCGCACGCGCGTGGAGGTGCTACAGAAGCAGAAGCGGGACCggaagcaggagctgaaggcCCTGCAGGAACAGGACCAAGACCTGTGTGACATCCTGTGCACGACTCTGTTCAGCATCGACACTGGAAGTGTGCCCAGCCTGGAGGACCTGGACCGCTACCGGCGCCACGTGGCCTCCCTCAACACCCTGAAG GAGCAAAGGCGGGAAGAATTTGTCAGCAACAAGCGTCAGATCATTCTGCTCATGGAGGAGCTGGACCACACCCCGGACACCAGCTTTGAGCGGGACGTGGtgtgtgaggatgaggaggcGTTCTGCTTGTCCAAGGACAACATTGTGGCCCTCCAGAACCTGCTGCAGCAG ctggaagctCGTCGGGCCCTGAACGAGGCTGTGTGCGCAGAGCTGCGCACCAGGATCATCGCGCTCTGGGAAAGGCTGCAGATcccagaggaggagagagagtCCTCAGCCGTGCACCTGACTGGGTCCAGAATCCAGATTAGGAGAGCT ctgcagcaggaagtGGACCGTCTGGAGGAGCTGAAGCTGCAGAACATGAAATCCGTGATCCATGCAATCCGGGCAGAGCTAGCTGACTACTGGGACAAATGCTTCTACAGCCAGGAGCAAAGGGAAAGCTTCAGCCCCTTCTATGATG AGGATTACACAGAGACCCTGCTCGAGCTGCATGACGCTGAGGTGGGCAAGATGAAGATCTACTATGAAACACACAAAGATCTGTTTGAGGCTGTTCAGAAATGGGAGGAGAACTGGAAGCTGTTCTTGGAGCTAGAG AGTAAAGCAACTGACCCCAGTCGCTTCACCAATCGTGGAGGAAACCTTctgaaggaggagaagcagcGAGCAAAGCTGCAGAAGACGCTGTCTAAG ctgcaggaggagctggagagaaaGGTCCAGATCTGGGAGCAGGAGTTCAAAGGAGCTTTCCTGGTGAAGGGGCAGAAGTTCATGGAGTATGTGTCGGAGCAGTGGCAGCTGTATCGTctagagaaggagaaggagaagcaggaacGG CACCTGAAGAAGAGCCGGCAAATGGAGACGGAGATGCTGTATGGCAGCACCCCACAGACACCCATTAAGCGGCGCATGCTCAGCCCCCACACACCTGCCAAA CTCCACAGCACCTTCAGTGCCAGCACTACATCCAACAGCACCATTCGCTCAGCCTTTGGGGGAGCCATCTCCCACTCGCCCACGTCTCGGTTGCCACCCTCTGGGAAGAAG TTTGGCCAGGCCCGGACTCCCACCCGCACGGCAGCGAAGCCCCCCCGATCCAGGCTGAGGGagagaaacaaggaaaacatgTCCCAGCTGGATGGAACCACCCTGAGCGGTGGGTGcacccccacagcccctgcccagcgTAACCACAGCGTTAGTTCTGTTGCCAGCACCTATTCTGAGTTTGCG CGCGGACTTTCAAAGGCTTCCAGGTTTGAAAGCACTTCTGACGTTCTCAACTCCACCACCAACACTGCTTTCTGA